Within Parachlamydiales bacterium, the genomic segment CTGGACTAAAGGGACGCGGATCTCGGTATTGCCTAGCTTGTTTTTGGTCTGCGATTCGAAGACAGGGTCTTTAACTTTGACCAAAATAGTGCCTACAATCCCTTCGCGTAGATCGACACCTTGGAAGTTTTTCTGGGCAAATTCATTGACGCCTTTAAGTAAACCCTCGCGATAGGCGGAAAGGTGGGTTCCCCCATCGGAAGTATATTGTCCATTGACAAATGAGTAGTAATTCTCGCCATAGCTCTGAGTATGGAGAAAAGCGAATTCCACAGTTTTGCCGCGGTAATGCAGGGGTTCATATAAACGCTCTTCCTCGCCCACTTCTTCATTTAACAAGTCCAAAAGGCCATTTTCAGACGCAATATCCTCACCATTATAAACCAAAGTCAATCCCGTATTCAAATAGGCATAATGCCACATTCTACGGCGTATATTTTCATCTTGATAAGCAAATTTATGAAAGATCTCGATATCGGGAATAAACTCAACATAAGTCCCCGTCGGCTCTTGCGACTTTTGTTCCTTTTTATTGAGCAATTTACCGCGGCTGAAAACAGCTTCCACCATTTTCCCCTCACGGAAGCTGCGCACAATGAAATGGCTGGACAAGGCATTGACTGCTTTAGTACCTACACCGTTCAAACCGACGGAAAATTGGAAAACGTCGTCATTGTATTTAGCGCCTGTATTGATCTGGCTAACGCAATCGATCACTTTGCCTAGAGGAATGCCCCGTCCGAAATCGCGCACTTGGACTAAACTTTGTGCAAAATCCAAGTTGATCTCAATCTTTTTGCCATTGCCCATGATAAACTCATCTACACTGTTATCTATCACTTCTTTCAGCATGACATAAATCCCGTCATCCGGATTGGATCCATCGCCTAAACGGCCGATGTACATTCCGGAACGCAATCTTATATGCTCTAGGGGAGCGAGCGTCTGTATGGTTGTTTCGTCGTAATCTTTCATAATTTTTTTGTCTTGTTGCGCTGTGAAAGATAATACATTAGGATTAGGAAATCTAGTCTTACGAGGTCAATCATGTCAAATTATGAATTCTTAAGGGATAAATCCATCCTAATCACGGGAGGAACAGGAAGTTTAGGACGGCAGCTCGCAAAAATCCTTCTTACCGAAGCAAATCCCCTTAAGGTAATTGTTTTTAGCAGGGATGAATGGAAGCAATCCGAGATGCGCGCAAGCGAGCCTCTCTTCAACCATAAAGCGATGCGCTATTTTCTAGGCGACGTACGTGATCCGCAACGGCTTGTCCGTGCCTTCAATGAAGTGGACTACGTGATACACGCCGCAGCTTTGAAGCAAGTTCCTGCGGCAGAGTATAATCCCACGGAATTCGTTAGAACGAATATCGACGGGGCAGTAAATGTGATCAATGCGGCTATAGACTGCCGCGTACGTGCTGTGATGGCCCTTTCCACAGATAAGGCCGTCAACCCTGTTAACCTTTATGGAGCGACAAAGTTATGCTCCGATAAGCTTTTCGTCGCGGGCAACTCCTATGTCGGCCGTCAAATGGAACCAAAGCTAAGCGTTGTACGCTATGGTAATGTGTTAGGAAGCCGCGGAAGCATTATCCCTCTCTGGCAAAAAATGGTGGCAGACGGGGCAACCAGCCTACCTATCACAGATATGCGGATGACCCGTTTTTGGATCTCCATAGAGCAGGCAGCGCATTTCGTGTTGAATTGCTTTAAATACCTTGTGGGCGGAGAAATCTTCGTCCCGAAAATTCCAAGCATGCGTATTGTGGATCTTGCACAGACTATTGCGCCTAAGCTGCCTCATGACATCATTGGGGTACGTCCAGGTGAGAAACTCCATGAAGTGATGATCACCCCCGAAAACGCCCCTAATACGCTCGATTGCGGGGACTATTATGCCATTTTACCTGCCACCCGCGCTAATGATAATGAATATATTAAAAGATTTCAGAAAGGTAAAGAGACCCAGTGGGTACCTGAAGGATTTAATTATGCTTCCAATACCAATGATAAGTGGTTGAATGTGGAATCTTTGCGCAAACTTATCCATTGAACCACTTAAAAAATATTCGTAAAGTCCTGCTCGGATGCTTTACGAATATTTTCACAAAACTCATTTGGGTATAAAACATTTATTTTGATATAAAGTATTTTCCACATCACGGCACTAGGACCACGCATGCGTGTTGGCGTACTCGGCATTAACCATAAGTTAGCATCCCTAAGCTTGCGCGAAGCTATTGCAGCAGCGTGTAATAAGTATTTCGGATCAGAGAAGATCGTGCATGCCGGACATGCTTTCCTGTTATTATCTACCTGCAACCGCACGGAAGTTTATTTTGCTTCGGAAGATCCGGCCCAAGCACACTCCTATATTTTATCCCTTTTACGGGAAGAAGTAGAAAGCGACTTCGAGCAGAAAATCTACTCTTTCTTCGGTTATGACTGTTTCTATCATCTAACGCGGGTTACAGCGGGATTGGATAGCGCCATACTTGCGGAAACTGAGATCCAGGGCCAAGTGAAGTTGAGTTATGAGCATGCTACAGGAAAATCCTCTCTGCCGCCTGAACTCCATTTTGTTTTCCAAAAGTCGCTGCAAATCGCAAAACAAGCGCGTCATACGCTGCTGAACCAATTTTCAAATACTTCATTAGAACAATTGATGTGGCGACTTTGCACTGAACAATTTAAAGAAAGTCCCAAAATCCTATTCATCGGTGCATCCCAAGTAAACGTCAAGGCGTTAAACTATATTAAACGCAGAGAATATGGCGAGTTATGGATTTGCAACCGCACCGACAGCAAAGCACAGGAAATTGCTTCCCAATCTGAAATTTCTTATCTCCCTTGGGAAGAACGTCATATGTGGAGTCATTCTGATGTCGTTTGCTGTGCCACTAAGTCCCCTACTCCCCTTATCCAGGGCAGAACTCCAGGGATTGCAACACGTCTTTTCTTTGATTTGTCCGTTCCTAGAAATATTGCACCCGAGATGGCAGAATTAGGATTACTCTTTGATATTGATCAGTTGCAAGCAATGGTCCGAAAACAGCAATCGCATCTTGGAAACGCAGTCATACAAGCAGAGAAGCTTGTCGGCAATGCTACCCTCTGCCATTTAAAGAATTGGCAGCGCCGCGATCATGTGCGTCGCCAGCTTGCCTATGCATAATAGATCTCAAAAACACACAATTAATATCCATGAACATTAGATAAGCTATAATTTATTATTAATCAACAGTTTAAATAATTTTTATTAATAGATCAGTCAGAAAAGTGGGATAAATATTATAGTAAATTAGAGAAAGAAGAACGGCATTAGTTTGCCGTTCTTCATAAAGATAAGATGTAAGGTTAATTCTAAAAGTCAGCATTTCCGGGATAACGGGGGAATGGGATAACATCGCGGATATTATCCATGCCGGTAATAAACTGTACAAGACGTTCAAAACCTGCACCAAAACCGCTATGAGGAATGCTTCCATATTTACGGAGTTCCAAATACCACCAGTAATCTTCTTCATGCATTTTAAGGTCGTGCATACGTTCCTTCAGATAGTCCAGCCTTTCTTCCCTTTGGCTGCCGCCGATAATTTCGCCGACGCGTGGAACGAGTACGTCCATAGCACGCACGGTTTTGTTATCTTCATTCATACGCATGTAAAAGGCTTTAATATCTTTGGGATAGTCGGTGATAATGACGGGCTTACCGAAATGCTCTTCTGTAAGGAAGCGTTCATGCTCAGTTTGCAGGTCAATGCCCCATTTGACAGGGTATTGGAAAGTCTTGCCTGATTTCTCGAGAATGCGGACGGCGTATGTGTAGGTTGCGTGTTCGAAGGGAGTCTTTTGAACGAGCGTCAACCTTTCAACAAGACCATGGGAGACATATTTGTCGAAGAAGTGCATATCTTCGGCATTATGCTGCATGACATAATTGATGAGGTACTTGATATAGGCTTCTGCGCATTCCATATTGTCTTCTAATTCTGCGAAAGCCATTTCAGGTTCAATCATCCAAAATTCAGCCAGGTGGCGAGAGGTATTGGAGTTTTCTGCGCGGAAGGTGGGTCCGAAAGTATAGATATCGGAGAGTGCCGAAGCATAGATCTCGCCGTTGAGCTGTCCGGATACTGTTAAGAACGTAGGCTTGCCAAAGAAGTCTTGGGAGGAGTCTACCTTGCCATCTTCGCCACGAGGAAGCTTTTCCAAGTCGAGGGTAGTGACACGGAACATTTCGCCGGCGCCTTCGCAGTCGGCCCCTGTGATGATTGGAGTATGGATATAGAGGAATCCCCTCTCCTGGAAAAACTTATGCGTAGCGAACGCAAGGGCATTGCGCACACGTGCTACAGCACCAAGAGTATTTGTTCTTGGGCGAAGGTGAGCGATAGAGCGCAGGAATTCAAAAGTATGTCTTTTCTTTTGGAGAGGATAGCTTTCGGGATCGCATTTGCCTAGGATCTCAATTTTATCGGCTTTTAATTCCAGAGCTTGGTTTTTCCCGGGGCTTTCAACTATTTGTCCTGTGACGGCAATGGAAGTTCCTGTCGACAAGCTTGCGATGAGGCTGTCGTAGTGCGCCATTGTAGGTTCGGCAATGACTTGGAAGTTGGTTAAAGTGGAGCCGTCGTTCATCTCCACAAAGCTGAAAGTTTTCTGATTACGGACGGTGCGGACCCAGCCTTTGACAGTGATTGTCTTACCTATAAGTTCTTCTAGGGGCTTTCTAGGGTTTTTTAAATCAACAATTCTTGTACGCATATATTTTTTTCCTATTTAT encodes:
- a CDS encoding DNA topoisomerase IV subunit B yields the protein MKDYDETTIQTLAPLEHIRLRSGMYIGRLGDGSNPDDGIYVMLKEVIDNSVDEFIMGNGKKIEINLDFAQSLVQVRDFGRGIPLGKVIDCVSQINTGAKYNDDVFQFSVGLNGVGTKAVNALSSHFIVRSFREGKMVEAVFSRGKLLNKKEQKSQEPTGTYVEFIPDIEIFHKFAYQDENIRRRMWHYAYLNTGLTLVYNGEDIASENGLLDLLNEEVGEEERLYEPLHYRGKTVEFAFLHTQSYGENYYSFVNGQYTSDGGTHLSAYREGLLKGVNEFAQKNFQGVDLREGIVGTILVKVKDPVFESQTKNKLGNTEIRVPLVQEIKTAVCDLLYKNPIVAKRLIERIAFNEQLRKELAAVKKEAKEKQKKISFKIPKLRDCKYHHQDKSGRGDQTMIFLTEGDSASASIVASRDPMTQAVFSLRGKPLNVFGMKLDQLYKNEEMYNLMSALNIEEDLSNLRYNKVVLATDADVDGMHIRNLLITFFLTYFDGLVLNNHLYILETPSFKVRNKEKTIYCYSDQEKEKAIKVLKKGIEITRFKGLGEISPQEFKRFIADDIRLIPVTVNHLGDIKPTLQFYMGKNTPQRRQFIMDNLISEEEL
- the pseB gene encoding UDP-N-acetylglucosamine 4,6-dehydratase (inverting); amino-acid sequence: MSNYEFLRDKSILITGGTGSLGRQLAKILLTEANPLKVIVFSRDEWKQSEMRASEPLFNHKAMRYFLGDVRDPQRLVRAFNEVDYVIHAAALKQVPAAEYNPTEFVRTNIDGAVNVINAAIDCRVRAVMALSTDKAVNPVNLYGATKLCSDKLFVAGNSYVGRQMEPKLSVVRYGNVLGSRGSIIPLWQKMVADGATSLPITDMRMTRFWISIEQAAHFVLNCFKYLVGGEIFVPKIPSMRIVDLAQTIAPKLPHDIIGVRPGEKLHEVMITPENAPNTLDCGDYYAILPATRANDNEYIKRFQKGKETQWVPEGFNYASNTNDKWLNVESLRKLIH
- a CDS encoding glutamyl-tRNA reductase — protein: MRVGVLGINHKLASLSLREAIAAACNKYFGSEKIVHAGHAFLLLSTCNRTEVYFASEDPAQAHSYILSLLREEVESDFEQKIYSFFGYDCFYHLTRVTAGLDSAILAETEIQGQVKLSYEHATGKSSLPPELHFVFQKSLQIAKQARHTLLNQFSNTSLEQLMWRLCTEQFKESPKILFIGASQVNVKALNYIKRREYGELWICNRTDSKAQEIASQSEISYLPWEERHMWSHSDVVCCATKSPTPLIQGRTPGIATRLFFDLSVPRNIAPEMAELGLLFDIDQLQAMVRKQQSHLGNAVIQAEKLVGNATLCHLKNWQRRDHVRRQLAYA
- the asnS gene encoding asparagine--tRNA ligase, yielding MRTRIVDLKNPRKPLEELIGKTITVKGWVRTVRNQKTFSFVEMNDGSTLTNFQVIAEPTMAHYDSLIASLSTGTSIAVTGQIVESPGKNQALELKADKIEILGKCDPESYPLQKKRHTFEFLRSIAHLRPRTNTLGAVARVRNALAFATHKFFQERGFLYIHTPIITGADCEGAGEMFRVTTLDLEKLPRGEDGKVDSSQDFFGKPTFLTVSGQLNGEIYASALSDIYTFGPTFRAENSNTSRHLAEFWMIEPEMAFAELEDNMECAEAYIKYLINYVMQHNAEDMHFFDKYVSHGLVERLTLVQKTPFEHATYTYAVRILEKSGKTFQYPVKWGIDLQTEHERFLTEEHFGKPVIITDYPKDIKAFYMRMNEDNKTVRAMDVLVPRVGEIIGGSQREERLDYLKERMHDLKMHEEDYWWYLELRKYGSIPHSGFGAGFERLVQFITGMDNIRDVIPFPRYPGNADF